Below is a genomic region from Paenibacillus rhizovicinus.
ATCCGCGTCCAAGACGGCGTTTTTCTCGATTTGCCCGATTTCACCTAACTCGGTCAGTGAAGGGATGTCTTTGTAAGCCGTCCAATCGAAGGTTTGGGTGTATCCCCTTCCTCTCAGCTGCTCAGCAACCATTCGGACACTCGCTGTGTTTCTGAAACTGGATGCAAGATAGAATTTCATCGTTTCCCTCCAACGTCACCCGCTAGCTAGCCTTCAAAATCCGCACTATCCTTTAACTCAGCAAACCATCGCAATACGTTATTGTGATGGCTGATGATCTGCTTTGCCGAGAGCTCGTCCGTAGACCACGTACTGTGGGCATCGCGCAATAAGGTAACGTTGTAGCCGTGGCTAAAAGCGCTGCGGCAGGTCGTATCCACGCAGATCTCGGTTTGAATGCCTGCAAGGATAAGTTCATGGATGCCTCTCGCGTCCAATTCTTGTTTTAGCGGCGTTCGATAGAACGAGTCCGGCGTTTCCTTCTGTATGACCA
It encodes:
- a CDS encoding cysteine hydrolase family protein codes for the protein MTTKKALLIIDVQLAMFDEAAPVDQGERLLEKLQTVISRARVSGTPIVYIQHNEGPGTPLESGTTGWEVHPAIRPEAHDLVIQKETPDSFYRTPLKQELDARGIHELILAGIQTEICVDTTCRSAFSHGYNVTLLRDAHSTWSTDELSAKQIISHHNNVLRWFAELKDSADFEG